A single region of the Rhizobium sp. NLR16a genome encodes:
- a CDS encoding methyl-accepting chemotaxis protein, which translates to MRNVKISTRLYCLVGFTLAVLAATMVFFLNFSYSELEAERKAGLEKMEATALGIFDKYYKMEQAGTMTREQAQAAAKDVIGAMRYGADGYFWINDMRPAMVMHPIKPQLNGTDISQMKDPTGKFLFVEFVNKVKKDGKGFVDYYWPKPGADEPVLKYSYVAGFEPWGWIVGTGVYADDLAALYRQNAIWAAVLCLLGAAATIAIAYAIVRSVTAPIARLKTAMNAIAAEEASVEIAGSECRDEVGQMAKVLLVLRDSVDERRALRGREDERQRQIEDERRGNEASLRSASERQNRAMQALGVGLEKLASGDLTVAIGDIGEDYAKLRNDFNAAVDALNGVIHAISESSRVVNDSASDISEATGNLSKRTEQQAAALEETAAALDEITATVKTASERANEAREMVAETKASAGRSGDIVRNAVTAMGRIEESSSRINQIISVIDEIAFQTNLLALNAGVEAARAGEAGRGFAVVAQEVRELAQRSANAAKEIKELISRSAAEVEGGVALVRSTGDALLEIEALVNQVNDHVASIATAAREQSTGLNEINSSVNHMDQMTQQNAAMVEETTAASRTLADESTQLKTLLSNFRLREAGRRAETRYTRAA; encoded by the coding sequence ATGCGTAACGTCAAGATTTCCACCCGTCTTTACTGCCTCGTCGGCTTCACGCTTGCCGTGCTTGCGGCGACGATGGTCTTCTTTCTGAACTTTTCCTATTCCGAGCTGGAAGCGGAGCGGAAGGCGGGGCTGGAGAAGATGGAGGCCACGGCGCTCGGCATCTTCGACAAATATTACAAGATGGAACAGGCGGGCACGATGACCCGCGAGCAGGCGCAGGCGGCCGCCAAGGACGTGATCGGCGCCATGCGCTACGGCGCCGACGGCTATTTCTGGATCAACGACATGCGCCCCGCCATGGTGATGCACCCGATCAAACCGCAACTGAACGGCACCGATATCTCCCAGATGAAGGACCCGACCGGCAAGTTCCTGTTCGTCGAGTTCGTCAACAAGGTGAAGAAGGACGGCAAGGGCTTCGTTGATTATTACTGGCCGAAGCCGGGCGCCGATGAGCCGGTGCTGAAATATTCCTATGTCGCCGGTTTCGAACCCTGGGGCTGGATCGTCGGCACCGGCGTCTATGCCGATGACCTGGCGGCGCTCTATCGCCAAAATGCGATCTGGGCGGCAGTGCTCTGCCTGCTTGGTGCGGCCGCCACCATTGCGATCGCCTATGCCATCGTCCGCAGTGTAACGGCGCCGATTGCCCGGCTGAAGACGGCGATGAACGCGATTGCTGCCGAGGAAGCATCCGTCGAGATCGCCGGCAGCGAGTGCCGCGACGAGGTGGGACAAATGGCCAAAGTGCTGCTGGTGCTGCGTGACTCCGTCGACGAACGCAGGGCGCTACGCGGCCGTGAAGACGAGCGGCAGCGGCAGATCGAGGACGAGCGCCGCGGCAACGAAGCGAGCCTGCGCTCGGCTTCCGAGCGGCAAAACCGCGCCATGCAGGCGCTCGGCGTCGGCCTGGAGAAGCTTGCAAGCGGCGACCTCACCGTTGCAATCGGCGACATCGGTGAGGACTACGCCAAGCTCAGGAATGATTTCAACGCGGCCGTCGATGCGCTGAACGGCGTCATTCACGCGATTTCCGAATCAAGCCGGGTAGTCAACGACAGCGCATCCGACATCAGTGAGGCGACCGGTAACCTGTCGAAGCGCACCGAGCAGCAGGCGGCCGCACTCGAAGAAACGGCGGCAGCGCTCGACGAAATCACCGCGACGGTCAAGACCGCGTCCGAGCGGGCGAACGAGGCGCGCGAGATGGTGGCCGAAACCAAGGCGAGCGCCGGCCGCTCCGGCGACATCGTCCGCAACGCCGTGACCGCGATGGGCCGGATCGAGGAATCCTCCAGCCGCATTAACCAGATCATCTCTGTCATCGACGAGATCGCCTTCCAGACGAATCTGCTGGCGCTGAACGCCGGCGTCGAGGCTGCGCGGGCCGGCGAGGCTGGCCGCGGCTTCGCTGTCGTCGCCCAGGAAGTGCGCGAACTTGCGCAGCGTTCCGCCAATGCGGCCAAGGAGATCAAGGAACTGATCAGCCGCTCGGCTGCGGAAGTCGAAGGCGGGGTTGCGCTGGTGCGCTCGACAGGTGACGCGCTGCTGGAGATCGAGGCACTGGTCAACCAGGTGAACGATCATGTCGCCTCGATCGCGACGGCGGCGCGCGAGCAGTCTACGGGCCTCAACGAGATCAACAGCTCCGTCAATCACATGGACCAGATGACGCAGCAGAACGCTGCGATGGTCGAGGAGACGACGGCGGCCAGCCGCACGCTCGCCGACGAAAGCACGCAGCTGAAGACGCTGCTTTCGAATTTCCGCCTGCGCGAGGCGGGGCGGCGGGCCGAGACCCGATACACACGGGCAGCGTGA
- a CDS encoding extensin family protein, whose product MAFVSFPRRAFLPVLLSAALTTCSISDGLVPPANVDNGTRVSSISPSRGAARMAPAVRMARAERLAPAETQASYPVSGGPVGSSQGSVDYLDTPNLAGTGHAAQAPRTLTAPESQSRKLPMIDSDEALAAGQPNGNWGGTQNLAVPSGGVNMDEELGAEPVVGLAQEQQQQIAEGNASEPVVDGIGSDNPAQINQPVRRPAPRAMPQPAAQAEMSRAPAWNDGSPVLEPTRVPEEDESEEVAMLRPNNPMMSQPAAPVDPSVMPASELACRRELKRMGVLFDEKPPISQGPACQVPYPVSLKGLSGNIGVKPAVTLNCQVTLAFAKWVKNELAPSARYRYWSGIRTIQPLGGYSCRRMNNSRQRYNPMSEHARGNAIDVGKFVLKNGHAIDVRKKGLFSYREGRLLKAVRSDSCRYFNTVLGPGSNPEHWNHFHFDLRSRKSGKVYCD is encoded by the coding sequence ATGGCGTTTGTTTCCTTTCCGCGGCGAGCCTTCCTGCCCGTTCTGCTCTCGGCGGCGCTGACCACCTGTTCGATCAGCGACGGGCTGGTGCCACCGGCCAATGTCGACAACGGCACCCGGGTCAGTTCGATTTCACCGTCTCGCGGTGCAGCGCGTATGGCGCCCGCCGTGCGTATGGCGCGGGCGGAGCGCCTTGCGCCTGCGGAAACTCAAGCCTCATATCCCGTTTCCGGCGGGCCTGTCGGCAGCAGCCAGGGCTCGGTCGATTATCTCGATACGCCGAACCTTGCCGGCACCGGGCACGCGGCGCAGGCGCCGCGGACGCTGACGGCGCCGGAATCCCAGAGCCGAAAGCTGCCGATGATCGACAGCGATGAGGCGCTGGCGGCAGGCCAGCCGAACGGCAACTGGGGCGGCACGCAGAACCTTGCTGTCCCGTCCGGCGGTGTCAACATGGACGAGGAGCTCGGGGCCGAACCGGTCGTCGGGCTGGCGCAGGAACAACAGCAGCAGATCGCCGAGGGCAACGCCAGCGAACCTGTCGTCGACGGCATCGGCAGCGACAACCCGGCTCAGATCAATCAGCCAGTGCGCCGGCCGGCGCCGCGGGCAATGCCGCAGCCGGCAGCCCAGGCTGAGATGAGCCGAGCCCCCGCCTGGAATGACGGCAGCCCTGTCTTGGAACCGACCCGCGTTCCCGAAGAGGACGAGAGCGAAGAAGTTGCGATGCTCCGGCCGAACAACCCGATGATGAGCCAGCCCGCAGCGCCGGTCGACCCGAGCGTCATGCCGGCTTCCGAGCTCGCCTGCCGGCGCGAACTGAAGCGTATGGGTGTGCTTTTCGACGAGAAGCCGCCGATCTCGCAGGGACCAGCCTGCCAGGTGCCCTATCCGGTGTCGTTGAAGGGGCTTTCCGGCAATATCGGCGTGAAGCCGGCCGTGACGCTGAACTGCCAGGTGACGCTTGCCTTCGCCAAGTGGGTGAAGAACGAGCTGGCGCCGTCGGCCCGCTACCGCTACTGGAGCGGCATCAGGACGATCCAGCCGCTCGGCGGCTATTCCTGCCGCCGCATGAACAACAGCCGGCAGAGATATAATCCGATGTCGGAACACGCCCGCGGCAATGCCATCGACGTCGGCAAGTTCGTGCTGAAGAACGGCCACGCGATCGACGTGCGTAAGAAGGGCCTGTTCTCCTATCGCGAGGGCCGGCTCTTGAAGGCGGTGCGCAGCGACAGCTGCCGCTATTTCAATACGGTGCTCGGACCGGGCAGCAACCCGGAACACTGGAACCACTTCCATTTCGATCTGCGCTCCCGCAAGAGCGGCAAGGTCTATTGCGACTAG
- a CDS encoding CAP-Gly domain protein — protein sequence MSYEFHVGQKVVCINDTFKHVSIDQLIRKGEIYTIRWVGEYTHYVDGTFIGVKLAEIHRGNDDGPEGYGAADMPYRATRFRPLMKDKIASLRKLLAPTPDAPAEPKEKTRKKEKV from the coding sequence ATGAGCTATGAATTCCATGTCGGCCAGAAGGTCGTCTGCATCAATGATACCTTCAAGCATGTCAGCATCGACCAGCTCATCCGCAAGGGCGAGATCTATACGATCCGCTGGGTCGGCGAATATACCCATTATGTCGATGGCACCTTCATCGGCGTGAAGCTTGCGGAAATCCATCGCGGCAATGATGACGGACCGGAGGGCTATGGTGCCGCCGATATGCCCTATCGCGCGACGCGCTTCCGGCCGCTGATGAAGGACAAGATCGCATCACTGCGCAAGCTTTTGGCGCCGACACCGGATGCGCCGGCGGAGCCGAAAGAAAAGACCAGAAAGAAAGAGAAGGTCTGA
- a CDS encoding SIP domain-containing protein, whose amino-acid sequence MQVLPRTYSGRPSASPQHHRIAAEASTTRTIRAHLLERGYPLAWIKASGYWVQGNADATEKFG is encoded by the coding sequence ATGCAAGTTTTGCCGCGTACTTACTCGGGGCGACCATCAGCATCGCCACAACACCACCGGATCGCGGCGGAAGCTTCGACGACACGTACCATTCGCGCCCATCTGCTGGAGCGGGGCTACCCACTCGCCTGGATCAAGGCATCCGGCTATTGGGTACAGGGTAACGCCGATGCGACTGAGAAATTTGGTTAG
- a CDS encoding acetylxylan esterase, with product MSIPKKHPFAFDPTYGMRLQELLAVEPPEEPDGFDSFWEARYRRALTVDPRPMLSRSPLSHPDWHVLDLVYRSTGDFRIGGWLLLPREGQVKRGLVVGHGYGGRDQPDFDLPVRETALILPCCRGLSLSSHPPISQNPSWHVLHDIDNRDSYIIGGCVEDIWLAVSTLVAFYPWLFGHIGYSGISFGGGVGAMAIAYDGRIDRGHLALPSFGHQPLRLKLPSVGSAQGVQDYQAEHHNVLETLRFYDAATAARRIDVPMLTAVALFDPAVAPPCQFAVANAIRKYNEIFILDAGHFDYPGSAEQEAVLRDKIGQFFRVT from the coding sequence ATGAGCATTCCCAAAAAACATCCCTTTGCCTTCGATCCGACCTACGGCATGCGGCTTCAGGAGCTTCTCGCAGTCGAGCCGCCGGAGGAGCCCGACGGCTTCGACTCATTCTGGGAGGCGCGGTACCGGAGGGCGCTGACGGTCGATCCGCGGCCGATGCTTTCGCGCAGCCCGCTCAGCCATCCGGATTGGCATGTGCTCGATCTCGTCTATCGCTCGACCGGTGATTTCAGGATCGGCGGCTGGCTGCTGCTGCCGCGTGAGGGGCAAGTGAAGCGCGGCCTCGTCGTCGGGCATGGTTACGGCGGGCGGGATCAGCCTGATTTCGATCTGCCGGTCAGAGAAACGGCGCTGATCCTTCCCTGCTGCCGTGGATTGTCGCTGAGCAGCCATCCGCCGATCTCTCAGAATCCGTCCTGGCATGTGTTGCACGATATCGACAATCGGGACTCCTATATCATCGGCGGCTGCGTCGAGGATATCTGGCTTGCCGTCTCCACACTTGTCGCGTTCTATCCTTGGCTCTTTGGCCATATCGGCTATAGCGGCATCAGCTTCGGCGGCGGTGTCGGGGCGATGGCGATCGCTTATGACGGGCGCATCGACCGCGGCCATCTGGCGCTGCCGAGCTTCGGCCACCAGCCGCTGCGGCTGAAGCTGCCGAGCGTCGGCAGCGCGCAAGGGGTGCAGGATTATCAGGCGGAACATCACAACGTGCTGGAGACGCTGCGCTTCTACGATGCGGCGACGGCGGCGCGGCGGATCGATGTGCCGATGCTGACGGCAGTGGCGCTTTTCGATCCCGCCGTCGCGCCGCCCTGCCAGTTCGCTGTCGCAAATGCGATACGGAAATATAATGAAATCTTCATCCTGGACGCCGGTCATTTCGATTACCCTGGAAGCGCAGAGCAAGAGGCGGTTCTCCGCGATAAGATCGGACAGTTCTTCAGGGTGACATGA
- a CDS encoding type II toxin-antitoxin system VapC family toxin, with amino-acid sequence MILIDTNMISEPWKLTPDPRVLAWIDAQAIETLYLSAVTVAELRFGIAAMPAGKRRTTLHDRLEGDVLPLFEGRVLPFDLGAAQAYAALMAQAKPAGKANGKVDDYIAATAAAHGLVVATRDAGPFEAAGIPMINPWEDRG; translated from the coding sequence ATGATCCTCATCGATACCAACATGATTTCGGAACCATGGAAGCTCACGCCCGATCCGCGTGTGCTGGCGTGGATAGACGCCCAAGCTATCGAAACCCTCTATCTCTCGGCCGTCACAGTCGCTGAGCTGCGTTTCGGCATTGCGGCCATGCCCGCCGGCAAGCGCCGCACCACTCTGCATGACCGGCTGGAGGGCGACGTGCTGCCGTTGTTCGAGGGGCGCGTGCTGCCCTTCGACCTCGGCGCCGCACAAGCCTATGCCGCCCTGATGGCGCAAGCCAAGCCCGCAGGCAAAGCAAACGGCAAGGTCGACGACTACATCGCCGCCACAGCCGCCGCACACGGCCTCGTGGTGGCCACACGCGACGCCGGCCCCTTTGAAGCCGCCGGCATCCCCATGATCAATCCATGGGAGGACCGCGGCTGA
- a CDS encoding MFS transporter, which yields MTTVETSENGQEVATGRQAKIVALVVAVSFFMQILDGTIVATSLPQMAASFGVQPVSMSIGITVYMLTMAAFIPLSGWLGDRFGARRVFLVSIGVFTGASLFCGLSGSLTEFVLWRALQGAGSALMTPVGRIIVLKNARKSELVQAIALITWPALTAPVVGPVLGGFITTYASWHWNFLINIPIGIIGMGLVLRFVPEQREANPGRLDILGFILSAAGLTLLLAALELSVKWEGGLWPVISLLAAGMMLSVMATRHFLAVDNPLLDLSAFRVQTFSMSTLSAGTACRTAINATPFLLPLLFQLGFGLSSIAAGTYLLVYFLGNFSMKAVTTPLLRFFGFRTVLGLNGLIAALSIVACGFLTPDTPPFFMHALLFLAGLSRSMEFTALNTLAFADIGPAQRSSASTLSSMLQQMSMLLGVAVAAAVLNISSALRGAANPVLADFRWAFVVIGAIGIVSSLRFLQLPKEAGAEVSGHRKFQKS from the coding sequence ATGACAACGGTAGAGACGAGCGAGAACGGGCAAGAGGTGGCAACTGGCCGTCAGGCGAAGATCGTGGCTCTGGTCGTTGCCGTTTCCTTCTTCATGCAGATACTCGACGGCACCATCGTCGCCACCTCGCTGCCGCAGATGGCGGCAAGCTTCGGCGTGCAGCCGGTGTCGATGAGCATCGGCATCACCGTCTACATGCTGACGATGGCGGCCTTCATTCCATTGTCAGGCTGGCTCGGTGACCGCTTCGGCGCGCGCCGCGTCTTCCTGGTGTCGATCGGCGTCTTCACCGGCGCTTCGCTGTTCTGCGGGCTCTCCGGCAGCCTCACGGAATTCGTGCTGTGGCGTGCGCTGCAGGGGGCGGGCAGCGCGCTGATGACGCCGGTCGGTCGCATCATCGTGCTGAAAAACGCCCGCAAGTCTGAACTCGTGCAGGCAATCGCGCTGATCACCTGGCCGGCGCTGACGGCGCCCGTGGTCGGGCCCGTACTCGGCGGCTTCATCACCACCTATGCCAGTTGGCATTGGAATTTCCTGATCAACATCCCGATCGGCATCATTGGTATGGGGCTGGTGCTGCGCTTCGTGCCCGAACAGCGCGAGGCCAATCCCGGCCGGCTGGATATTCTCGGCTTTATCCTGAGCGCGGCCGGACTGACCCTGTTGCTCGCGGCCTTGGAGCTTTCGGTCAAATGGGAAGGCGGGCTTTGGCCCGTCATCTCATTGCTGGCGGCGGGCATGATGCTCTCTGTCATGGCGACGCGGCATTTCCTCGCCGTCGACAATCCGCTGCTCGACCTCTCGGCCTTCCGCGTCCAGACCTTCTCGATGTCGACGCTTTCGGCGGGCACGGCATGCCGGACGGCGATCAATGCGACGCCTTTCCTGCTGCCCCTTCTGTTCCAGCTTGGCTTCGGGCTGAGCTCGATTGCCGCCGGCACCTATCTGCTCGTCTATTTTCTCGGCAATTTCAGCATGAAGGCGGTGACGACGCCGCTCTTACGCTTCTTCGGCTTCCGCACCGTACTCGGGCTCAATGGGCTGATCGCGGCCCTTTCAATCGTTGCCTGCGGTTTCCTGACGCCTGACACGCCGCCGTTTTTCATGCATGCGCTGCTCTTTCTCGCCGGCCTGTCGCGGTCGATGGAGTTCACGGCGCTGAACACGCTCGCCTTTGCCGACATCGGCCCGGCGCAGCGAAGCTCGGCCTCGACGCTGTCGAGCATGCTGCAGCAGATGTCGATGCTGCTCGGCGTTGCGGTGGCCGCCGCCGTGCTCAACATTTCCTCTGCTCTCAGGGGTGCGGCCAATCCCGTCTTGGCCGATTTCCGCTGGGCCTTCGTCGTGATTGGCGCGATCGGCATCGTCTCGTCGCTGCGTTTCCTGCAATTGCCGAAGGAGGCTGGCGCCGAAGTCTCCGGCCACCGGAAATTCCAGAAGAGCTAA
- a CDS encoding histidine kinase dimerization/phosphoacceptor domain -containing protein produces MSNSSGDADGLIHILYIDDDEGLALLMQKNLARRGFSVEWAQNGAAGLARIAEGSIDAVVLDHLLSGETGLDILPCITSVPDHPPVIYATGSDDTSIAVAALKAGADDYMLKGISADYFDLLAAALEQALERARFRRETAQAQEVIRQQRDHAELLLAEVNHRIANSLGLVGALIRMQSSMTRDQVAIDALHETQMRINAIASVHRRLYTNRQVGSVQVDEYLNSLLTELEASMRDDKRPHRIVLTAKPVNLATDKVITLGLIVSELVTNAFKYAYPESVSGEIRVFVDQTDGELHVIVEDDGAGFDPEGSARGTGLGTRILTAMAASLKSDFAYDPRHEGTRAMLVFSLHEEK; encoded by the coding sequence ATGAGCAATTCTAGCGGCGATGCGGATGGCCTGATCCACATCCTCTATATCGACGACGACGAAGGGCTCGCCCTCCTGATGCAGAAGAACCTTGCGCGGCGCGGCTTTTCGGTCGAGTGGGCGCAGAATGGTGCTGCCGGCCTTGCGCGGATCGCCGAGGGCAGCATCGACGCCGTCGTGCTCGATCATCTCCTGAGCGGCGAGACCGGACTCGACATTCTGCCCTGCATCACGTCCGTGCCGGATCATCCGCCGGTCATTTATGCAACGGGGTCGGATGACACCAGCATCGCGGTCGCGGCGCTGAAGGCGGGCGCCGATGACTACATGCTGAAGGGGATTTCGGCCGATTATTTCGACCTGCTCGCCGCCGCCCTCGAACAGGCGCTGGAGCGGGCGCGCTTCCGCCGCGAGACGGCGCAGGCGCAGGAGGTGATCCGCCAGCAGCGCGACCATGCCGAGTTGCTGCTTGCCGAAGTCAATCACCGCATCGCCAACAGCCTCGGCCTGGTCGGCGCGCTGATCCGCATGCAATCTTCCATGACCAGGGACCAGGTGGCGATCGACGCGCTGCACGAGACGCAGATGCGCATCAACGCCATCGCCAGCGTGCATCGCCGGCTCTACACCAACCGGCAGGTCGGCTCGGTGCAGGTGGATGAATATCTGAACAGCCTGCTGACCGAACTCGAAGCTTCGATGCGCGACGACAAGCGGCCGCACCGTATCGTGCTGACCGCAAAACCGGTCAATCTGGCGACTGACAAGGTGATCACGCTCGGGTTGATCGTCAGTGAACTCGTCACCAATGCTTTCAAATATGCCTATCCCGAGAGCGTCTCGGGCGAGATCCGCGTTTTTGTCGACCAGACGGACGGAGAATTGCACGTCATCGTCGAGGATGATGGAGCGGGGTTCGATCCAGAGGGCTCAGCCAGGGGAACGGGGCTCGGAACACGCATTTTGACGGCGATGGCCGCGAGCTTGAAATCGGATTTCGCTTACGACCCCAGGCATGAAGGGACGAGGGCGATGCTAGTGTTCTCGTTGCATGAGGAGAAGTAG
- a CDS encoding DUF924 family protein: protein MTTIRTPREVYDFWFVRCGRELWFRPPPELDVEIRDIFRDTHLALAAGVGDEWRADPMSRLAAVIVLDQFPRNIYRGTGLAVATDGLALREAKLALAAGADQAVEHACRTFFYLPFEHAENLDEQARSVALFTALGDEEYLDYAIRHHEIIAAYGRFPHRNAMLGRESTAAELDYLSKPGAGF from the coding sequence ATGACAACGATCCGTACACCTCGCGAAGTCTACGATTTCTGGTTCGTTCGATGCGGCCGCGAGCTATGGTTTCGCCCGCCGCCGGAACTCGATGTCGAGATCCGTGATATATTCCGCGATACGCATCTGGCGCTTGCCGCAGGCGTCGGCGACGAATGGCGGGCCGATCCGATGAGCCGGCTGGCGGCCGTCATCGTGCTCGATCAGTTTCCCCGCAACATCTATCGCGGCACTGGGCTTGCCGTTGCTACCGACGGGCTGGCGCTTCGGGAAGCCAAGCTTGCGCTTGCGGCCGGCGCCGACCAGGCGGTGGAACATGCATGCCGGACCTTCTTCTATCTGCCCTTCGAACATGCCGAGAACCTCGATGAGCAGGCGCGTTCGGTGGCACTGTTCACCGCGCTTGGCGACGAGGAATATCTCGATTATGCGATCCGCCACCATGAGATAATCGCCGCCTACGGGCGCTTTCCTCACCGCAATGCCATGCTCGGGCGGGAATCGACGGCAGCAGAACTCGACTATCTCTCCAAGCCTGGCGCGGGGTTCTGA